A stretch of Shewanella dokdonensis DNA encodes these proteins:
- a CDS encoding DUF3192 domain-containing protein, whose product MNKALLPLLGLASLGLSACVVNVGGDEDWHDDSSWKALQHKNQQLISQLTLGMSQQKVQEIMGPAEFSEAFMAHGDAVQVLYYRTRHVHSDGKTTKDECTPLIFKQQQLLGWGTKRTNSFKA is encoded by the coding sequence ATGAATAAAGCATTATTACCCCTGCTGGGGCTTGCCAGCTTAGGCTTAAGTGCTTGTGTGGTCAATGTGGGCGGCGATGAAGACTGGCATGATGATAGTTCATGGAAAGCACTGCAACATAAGAATCAGCAGTTGATTTCACAATTAACACTCGGGATGTCTCAACAAAAAGTACAAGAGATTATGGGTCCGGCAGAGTTTAGCGAAGCCTTTATGGCCCATGGCGATGCAGTACAGGTATTGTACTACCGCACTCGACATGTACACAGTGATGGCAAGACCACAAAAGATGAGTGTACGCCGCTCATTTTCAAGCAACAGCAGCTGCTCGGCTGGGGGACAAAGCGTACGAACAGCTTTAAAGCTTAG